One window from the genome of Garra rufa chromosome 1, GarRuf1.0, whole genome shotgun sequence encodes:
- the LOC141308292 gene encoding GTPase IMAP family member 4-like: MEELTVILLGKQGAGKSASGNTLLGSHAFHTTPSSEQVTQACSMSMSTVDKQIFKVIDTPGWCDSSRFETEMKKNIIEIVIRCMPHVFLLVLPIGRFTNEDIKTVMNVLQEFGDEVTKYMIVLFTKGDELEQRPIEDYLKELHSDLKAIIQVCGGRYHVFNNRNTKDRQQVSLLLKKMKELVGKNEQICYTETMYNKNKKQLKNEVENFVPENRKIPAENENRYDGQVGSCDADEEKGEKEETELDKIKKKMDEFLNGMAEQEKHILKLERELKIMQGELDKTKQ; this comes from the coding sequence TCACACAACGCCCAGCTCAGAGCAAGTCACCCAAGCCTGTTCAATGAGCATGTCCACTGTGGACAAGCAAATATTCAAAGTGATTGACACTCCTGGATGGTGTGATTCTTCTCGGTTTGAAACTGAAATGAAGAAGAACATCATCGAAATTGTCATCAGGTGCATGCCACATGTGTTTCTCTTAGTTCTACCTATTGGCAGGTTTACCAATGAGGACATAAAAACAGTCATGAATGTCCTGCAGGAGTTTGGGGATGAAGTCACAAAATACATGATTGTGCTATTCACCAAAGGGGATGAGCTGGAGCAGCGGCCTATTGAAGACTACCTGAAAGAACTTCACTCAGATCTGAAAGCAATCATTCAGGTATGTGGAGGAAGATACCATGTCTTCAACAACAGAAACACAAAAGATCGCCAGCAAGTCTCTTTACTTCTGAAAAAGATGAAAGAGCTGGTGGGGAAGAATGAACAAATATGTTACACTGAAACTATGTATAACAAGAACAAGAAACAGCTTAAGAATGAGGTAGAAAATTTTGTGCCAGAAAACAGAAAAATTCCTGCCGAAAATGAAAACAGATATGATGGGCAAGTTGGCAGCTGTGATGCTGATGAAGAAAAAGGGGAAAAAGAAGAAACGGAGCTTGATAAGATAAAGAAGAAGATGGATGAGTTCTTGAATGGCATGGCCGAGCAGGAAAAACACATACTGAAACTGGAAAGAGAGTTGAAAATAATGCAGGGAGAActtgacaaaacaaaacaatga